A window of Enterobacter ludwigii genomic DNA:
TCAGCCTTTCTGACGTTAACCAGACGATCTCGACTGCGTTGGGTGGCACCTATGTGAACGACTTTATCGATCATGGTCGCGTGAAAAAGGTTTACGTGCAGGCCGATGCCCGATTCCGTATGTTGCCAGGGGACATTAACAGCCTCTACGTACGCAGCGCGAATGGGGAAATGGTCCCGTTCTCAGCCTTTAGCAACGCTCACTGGGTGTATGGTTCGCCTCGCCTGGAACGCTATAACGGGATGCCTTCCATGGAGATTCTTGGTGAGTCGGCACCGGGTAAAAGTACCGGTGAAGCGATGGCTATGATGGAGAGCCTCGCGGCAAAACTGCCTTCCGGCATCGGCTATGACTGGACGGGAATGTCATACCAGGAGCGGCTTTCCGGTAACCAGGCGCCTGCGCTATACGCCATTTCACTGATCGTGGTGTTCCTGTGTCTGGCAGCCCTGTACGAAAGCTGGTCCATTCCCTTCTCCGTCATGCTGGTAGTGCCGCTGGGTGTCATTGGTGCACTTCTCGCAGCATCATTGCGTGGGCTAAACAATGACGTCTATTTCCAGGTCGGCCTGCTGACGACGATCGGTTTATCGGCGAAAAACGCCATTCTGATCGTCGAATTTGCTAAAGACCTGATGGATAAAGAAGGTAAAGGCCTCATTGAAGCCACGCTGGAAGCCTCAAGAATGCGCCTTCGACCGATTCTGATGACGTCCCTTGCCTTTATTCTGGGTGTCATGCCGCTGGTGATCAGCACCGGGGCCGGGAGCGGCGCGCAAAATGCCGTCGGTACGGGCGTTATGGGAGGTATGCTTTCTGCAACCCTTCTGGCGATTTTCTTCGTGCCGGTCTTCTTTGTGGTTGTCCGGCGAAGATTTACTCGCCATAAGGATTAATGTTTCCCTGAAAGGCACCTCTGGTGCCTTTTTTATTTTTAACGTAAACAATGAATTAGGCATTAAAAAATAACCCTCTAAAAAAACGGTTATTTGCATTAAGTAAAAACAGCTTCTTGCAACTCCACAATCCCTCCATTAATTCACCTTGAAAATGACTTTTCTCCACGATTTTTACAAACTACATAATTTGAGATTATTCCTCGTGTAACGAGGGCTTACCCTGGTGGTAAAATAACCTCCAGTTCGTTAATAGCCCTCCTAGCTTTATAGCGGATGAGAAATAATACTGAGGTAACATCATGAAAAGATTCATTTCCGTTGCACTACTCGCTGCGCTGCTTGCTGGTTGCGCGCACGATTCTCCATGTGTACCGGTTTACGACGACCAGGGCCGACTGGTTCATACCAATACCTGTATGAAAGGCACCACCCAGGATAACTGGGAAACAGCAGGCGCTATCGCCGGCGGTGCTGCCGCAGTCGCGGGCTTGACGCTGGGTATTGTTGCCCTGACGAAGTAACATCTGTTCAAAAAGCGCGGCCAAAGCCGCGCTTTTGCTTTTAATTAGTGCACTATTTTCAAATAAGTAAAAAAATAGCCCTGTATTTATCCTCGCGATTAATTCAAGCCTGAAGGCAATCACATCTTTTTAGTGAATCCATTTAAATTGCACACCCTATCGTGATGATTTTCACATATTAATAGCATTTAATACCCTGCCAATATTCACCCATGAAACTATCTACTCTTCCAATCCAAATAGCATTGAAACTTTTGCTCCGATTTGTGGCACAGGTTGTAATTTTGCACCGTTTCGGGGCGCTCGTTTTATTTAAGCCTGTCTACACTCAGCATTAAGCGTTCACTCGTCTCTTATTTTGTCGAACGCAAAACTGGCATTACGTTTGCTTTATAAACGTTGGCCAAAGCCACAGACAGGTAAAGCGTTTAAAAACGCCTCTATAACGATAAATTTCGCCACACAGGATGCATTATGAAAAAGACGATGATAGCCAGCATGGCCGCTGCAGGCATGATGTTTGCCGTAGCCGGTCAAGCCCATGCGGGAACGACACTGGATGCCGTTAAAAAGAAAGGTTTTGTTCAATGTGGTATCAGTGACGGTTTGCCTGGCTTCTCTTATGCCGATGCTAATGGCAAATTTACCGGGATTGATGTGGATGTCTGCCGTGGCGTCGCCGCCGCCGTTTTTGGCGATGACAGCAAAGTAAAATATACCCCGCTGACGGCGAAAGAACGCTTTACGGCGCTGCAGTCCGGCGAGGTCGACATGCTCTCCCGCAATACGACCTGGACCTCTTCCCGTGATGCAGGTATGGGCATGTCATTTACCGGTGTAACCTATTATGACGGCATCGGCTTCCTTACCCACAATAAAGCTGGCCTGAAAAGCGCGAAGGAACTGGATGGTGCCACGGTTTGTATTCAGGCGGGCACCGATACCGAGCTGAACGTCGCGGATTATTTCAAAGCCAATAACATGAAATACACCCCTGTCACATTTGACCGCTCCGATGAATCAGCTAAAGCGCTGGAATCTGGTCGTTGTGACACACTGGCCTCTGACCAGTCACAGCTGTATGCGTTACGTATTAAGCTGAGCAATCCAGCGGAGTGGATTGTCCTGCCGGAAGTGATCTCGAAAGAACCTCTTGGACCGGTTGTCCGCCGTGGCGATGAAGACTGGTTCTCCATCGTTCGCTGGACGCTGTTTGCCATGCTGAATGCGGAAGAAATGGGCATCAACTCGAAAAACGTCGATGAGAAAGCGGCTAAACCATCCAACCCGGATATGGCACACCTGCTTGGTACAGAAGGTGATTTCGGCAAGGATCTGAAGCTGGATAACAAGTGGGCCTACAACATCATCAAACAGGTGGGCAACTACTCTGAGATCTTTGAACGCAACGTGGGATCGGAAAGCCCGCTGAAGATCAAACGCGGCCAGAACAATCTCTGGAACAACGGCGGTATTCAGTACGCGCCACCTGTACGTTAAGTCATAGCTGTAACGGGCACTGTTTCGGCAGTGCCCACTCCAGAGTCATGGTTACTGAGGTTTCTTTATGTCCCATCGCCGCTCAGCCGTAAAAGGATCGCTATCCTTTTCTCATCCCGCGGTCCGCGCCTGGCTATTCCAGATTATTGCTATTGTTGCGGTTGTTCTCATCGCCGTGTATCTCATCCATAACACCATCACCAACCTGAATAACCGCGGTATTACCTCCGGTTTTGCGTTTTTAGATCGCAGCGCGGGGTTTGGCATTGTTCAGCACCTTATTGATTACCAGGAAGGTGACACGTACGGACGCGTGTTCGTGGTCGGTTTACTGAATACGCTGTTGGTATCGGCGCTTTGTATCGTCTTCGCGTCGATACTGGGCTTCTTTATTGGTCTGGCGCGTCTTTCTGAAAACTGGCTACTGCGGAAGCTTTCAACTGTCTACATCGAGACGTTCCGCAATATCCCCCCGTTGCTGCAGATTTTCTTCTGGTATTTCGCCGTACTGCGTAACCTTCCCGGTCCCCGCCAGGCCGTTGACGCGTTTGATCTGTTTTTCCTGAGTAACCGAGGGTTGTCTATTCCTTCACCTCTGCCAGGCGAAGGACTTTACGCTTTCATTGGCGCGATAGTGATAGCGCTTGCCCTTTCTGTTGCAGTATTCCGCTTTAACCGCAAGCATCAGATCAAAACCGGCCAGCTTCGTAAAACCTGGCCAACGGCTGCTGCCTTGGTTATCGGCCTGCCGCTTTTGACACACTGGCTCTTTGGTGCCGCACTACACTGGGATGTTCCACATCTGCGTGGTTTTAACTTTCAGGGCGGGATGGTATTGATCCCTGAACTGGCATCCCTGACGCTGGCACTTTCGATTTATACGTCCGCATTTATCGCTGAGATTATCCGTTCAGGGATCCAGGCCGTACCGCATGGACAACACGAGGCAGCACGCTCTCTGGGGTTGCCCCATACCGTGACGCTTCGCCAGGTCATCATACCTCAGGCATTAAGGGTCATCATTCCACCCCTGACCAGCCAGTACCTCAACATTGTCAAAAACTCATCGCTGGCCGCTGCCATTGGTTACCCCGATATGGTGTCACTGTTCGCTGGAACCGTGCTTAACCAGACAGGGCAAGCCATTGAAACCATCGCCATCACCATGTCTGTCTATCTGATCATCAGCCTGGTGATTTCATTGCTGATGAACCTCTATAACCGTCGTATAGCACTGGTCGAGCGCTAAGGAACTATGATGACAAAAGCGATACTGTCGCACTCCTCGCGCCCTGCCCACTCGACAGGTGGACGTTTCATTCTCTGGGCGCGTAAGAATCTGTTCTCCAGCTGGAGTAACAGCCTGTTGACGATTGTCTGCCTGTGGCTCATGTGGGAATTGATTCCTCCACTGCTGAACTGGGCGTTTTTACAGGCCAATTGGGTCGGTTCAACCCGTGCAGACTGCACAAAATCCGGTGCCTGCTGGGTGTTTATTCATGAGCGTTTCGGGCAATTCATGTATGGATTGTATCCGCACGAACAGCGCTGGCGGATTAATCTGGCGCTGGTTATTGGCCTGCTATCAATCGCTATCATGTTCTGGAAAAAGCTGCCTCATCGTGGACGCTATATTGCCGTCTGGGCCGTGGTCTATCCGATTATTGTCTGGGTGCTGTTGTATGGCGGTTTCCTGGGGCTGGAACGCGTTGAAACCCGCCAGTGGGGCGGTCTAACGTTAACGCTAATTATCGCTTCAGTGGGAATAGCCGGTGCTCTGCCGTGGGGGATTTTACTTGCCCTGGGACGGCGTTCAAAAATGCCTGTCGTGCGTGTCCTTTCCGTTATCTTCATTGAGTTCTGGCGCGGTGTACCGCTCATTACCGTTCTGTTTATGTCGTCGGTCATGCTACCGCTGTTTATGGCAGAAGGTACAACGATCGACAAACTGATCCGCGCCCTGGTCGGTGTGATTCTCTTCCAGTCCGCCTATGTCGCTGAAGTTGTGCGCGGTGGTCTGCAGGCGTTGCCTAAAGGCCAGTACGAAGCAGCGGAATCACTGGCGCTCGGTTACTGGAAAACGCAGGGGCTGGTCATTCTTCCCCAGGCACTCAAGCTGGTTATCCCGGGTCTGGTTAACACGATCATTGCCCTCTTCAAAGATACCAGTCTGGTAATCATTATCGGATTGTTCGATCTCTTTAGCAGCGTGCAGCAGGCCACCGTGGACCCCGTCTGGTTGGGAATGTCCACCGAAGGATATGTCTTTGCTGCCCTAATCTACTGGATCTTTTGTTTTAGCATGTCGCGCTATAGCCAGCATCTGGAAAAGCGCTTTAACACCGGGCGTACACCGCACTGAGGAAATTATGAGCCAAATTACTATGACACCCGCCGACGCGATGATTACGCTGGAAGACGTAAATAAATGGTACGGACAGTTTCATGTCCTGAAAGACATCAACCTGAAGGTTAAACAGGGCGAACGCATCGTACTTTGTGGACCTTCAGGTTCAGGTAAATCCACGACAATTCGCTGTATTAACCATCTGGAAGAACATCAACAGGGACGCATTGTGGTTGATGGTATTGAGCTGAATGAAGATATCCGCAATATCGAACGTGTTCGTCAGGAAGTAGGAATGGTGTTTCAACACTTTAATTTGTTCCCACATCTGACCGTCCTGCAGAACTGCACGCTGGCACCAATCTGGGTTCAAAAGTTGCCCAAAAAGGAGGCCGAAGCACTGGCGATGCACTATCTGGAACGCGTCCGCATTGCAGAGCATGCCAATAAATTTCCAGGCCAGATATCGGGTGGTCAACAGCAGCGTGTGGCTATCGCCCGCTCGCTTTGTATGAAGCCTAAAATCATGCTGTTTGATGAACCTACCTCAGCACTGGATCCTGAAATGGTGAAGGAAGTCCTGGATACTATGATTGGGCTGGCACAATCCGGGATGACCATGTTGTGCGTGACACATGAAATGGGATTTGCCAGAACCGTAGCAGATCGGGTGATCTTCATGGATCGTGGCGAGATTGTCGAGCAGGCACCACCAGATGAATTCTTTGCTCATCCGAAGTCAGAACGCACACGGACCTTCTTGTCGCAGGTGATTCATTAGTCGTTTTCTCTGCCGGGTGGGGGTTGCGCCTTGCCCGGCCTACCGTTTTTTCTGCACATAAACGCAAAAAGGCCATCCTTTCGGATGGCCTTTTCACTTATTTGATGTCTGGCAGTTCCCTACTCTCACATGGGGAGACCCCACACTACCATCGGCGCTACGGCGTTTCACTTCTGAGTTCGGCATGGGGTCAGGTGGGACCACCGCGCTAAAGCCGCCAGACAAATTCTTTTACTTCTTGCCGAACTTTAACCTAAGTATAAAGTGGTGCTGATACCCAGAGTCGAACTGGGGACCTCACCCTTACCAAGGGTGCGCTCTACCAACTGAGCCATATCAGCACGCTAAATTTGATGCCTGGCAGTTCCCTACTCTCACATGGGGAGACCCCACACTACCATCGGCGCTACGGCGTTTCACTTCTGAGTTCGGCATGGGGTCAGGTGGGACCACCGCGCTAAAGCCGCCAGGCAAATTCTGTTAAATCTGTATCAAGGCTGAAAATCTTCTGTCTCTCGTTCGCCGAAACAGCTTCGGCGTTGTAAGGTTAAGCCTCACGGTTCATTAGTATCGGTTAGCTCAACGCATCGCTGCGCTTACACACCCGACCTATCAACGTCGTAGTCTTCAACGTTCCTTCAGGACTCTCAAGGAGTCAGGGAGAACTCATCTCGGGGCAAGTTTCGTGCTTAGATGCTTTCAGCACTTATCTCTTCCGCATTTAGCTACCGGGCAGTGCCATTGGCATGACAACCCGAACACCAGTGATGCGTCCACTCCGGTCCTCTCGTACTAGGAGCAGCCCCCCTCAATTCTCCAGCGCCCACGGCAGATAGGGACCGAACTGTCTCACGACGTTCTAAACCCAGCTCGCGTACCACTTTAAATGGCGAACAGCCATACCCTTGGGACCTACTTCAGCCCCAGGATGTGATGAGCCGACATCGAGGTGCCAAACACCGCCGTCGATATGAACTCTTGGGCGGTATCAGCCTGTTATCCCCGGAGTACCTTTTATCCGTTGAGCGATGGCCCTTCCATTCAGAACCACCGGATCACTATGACCTGCTTTCGCACCTGCTCGAGCCGTCACTCTCGCAGTCAAGCTAGCTTATGCCATTGCACTAACCTCCTGATGTCCGACCAGGATTAGCTAACCTTCGTGCTCCTCCGTTACTCTTTGGGAGGAGACCGCCCCAGTCAAACTACCCACCAGACACTGTCCGCAACCCGGATTACGGGTCTACGTTAGAACACCAGCCATTAAAGGGTGGTATTTCAAGGGCGGCTCCACGCAGACTGGCGTCCACGCTTCAAAGCCTCCCACCTATCCTACACATCAAGGACCAGTGTTCAGTGTCAAGCTATAGTAAAGGTTCACGGGGTCTTTCCGTCTTGCCGCGGGTACACTGCATCTTCACAGCGAGTTCAATTTCACTGAGTCTCGGGTGGAGACAGCCTGGCCATCATTACGCCATTCGTGCAGGTCGGAACTTACCCGACAAGGAATTTCGCTACCTTAGGACCGTTATAGTTACGGCCGCCGTTTACCGGGGCTTCGATCAAGAGCTTCGCGTTACCGCTAACCCCATCAATTAACCTTCCGGCACCGGGCAGGCGTCACACCGTATACGTCCACTTTCGTGTTTGCACAGTGCTGTGTTTTTAATAAACAGTTGCAGCCAGCTGGTATCTTCGACTGATTTCAGCTCCACCCGCAGGGGCTTCACCTACATATCAGCGTGCCTTCTCCCGAAGTTACGGCACCATTTTGCCTAGTTCCTTCACCCGAGTTCTCTCAAGCGCCTTGGTATTCTCTACCTGACCACCTGTGTCGGTTTGGGGTACGATTTGATGTTACCTGATGCTTAGAGGCTTTTCCTGGAAGCAGGGCATTTGTTACTTCAGCACCGTAGTGCCTCGTCATCACACCTCAGCGTTAATAAGGTACCGGATTTACCTGGAACCTCCGCCTACATG
This region includes:
- a CDS encoding amino acid ABC transporter permease → MTKAILSHSSRPAHSTGGRFILWARKNLFSSWSNSLLTIVCLWLMWELIPPLLNWAFLQANWVGSTRADCTKSGACWVFIHERFGQFMYGLYPHEQRWRINLALVIGLLSIAIMFWKKLPHRGRYIAVWAVVYPIIVWVLLYGGFLGLERVETRQWGGLTLTLIIASVGIAGALPWGILLALGRRSKMPVVRVLSVIFIEFWRGVPLITVLFMSSVMLPLFMAEGTTIDKLIRALVGVILFQSAYVAEVVRGGLQALPKGQYEAAESLALGYWKTQGLVILPQALKLVIPGLVNTIIALFKDTSLVIIIGLFDLFSSVQQATVDPVWLGMSTEGYVFAALIYWIFCFSMSRYSQHLEKRFNTGRTPH
- a CDS encoding amino acid ABC transporter ATP-binding protein, producing the protein MSQITMTPADAMITLEDVNKWYGQFHVLKDINLKVKQGERIVLCGPSGSGKSTTIRCINHLEEHQQGRIVVDGIELNEDIRNIERVRQEVGMVFQHFNLFPHLTVLQNCTLAPIWVQKLPKKEAEALAMHYLERVRIAEHANKFPGQISGGQQQRVAIARSLCMKPKIMLFDEPTSALDPEMVKEVLDTMIGLAQSGMTMLCVTHEMGFARTVADRVIFMDRGEIVEQAPPDEFFAHPKSERTRTFLSQVIH
- a CDS encoding lipoprotein — protein: MKRFISVALLAALLAGCAHDSPCVPVYDDQGRLVHTNTCMKGTTQDNWETAGAIAGGAAAVAGLTLGIVALTK
- a CDS encoding amino acid ABC transporter substrate-binding protein — its product is MKKTMIASMAAAGMMFAVAGQAHAGTTLDAVKKKGFVQCGISDGLPGFSYADANGKFTGIDVDVCRGVAAAVFGDDSKVKYTPLTAKERFTALQSGEVDMLSRNTTWTSSRDAGMGMSFTGVTYYDGIGFLTHNKAGLKSAKELDGATVCIQAGTDTELNVADYFKANNMKYTPVTFDRSDESAKALESGRCDTLASDQSQLYALRIKLSNPAEWIVLPEVISKEPLGPVVRRGDEDWFSIVRWTLFAMLNAEEMGINSKNVDEKAAKPSNPDMAHLLGTEGDFGKDLKLDNKWAYNIIKQVGNYSEIFERNVGSESPLKIKRGQNNLWNNGGIQYAPPVR
- a CDS encoding amino acid ABC transporter permease encodes the protein MSHRRSAVKGSLSFSHPAVRAWLFQIIAIVAVVLIAVYLIHNTITNLNNRGITSGFAFLDRSAGFGIVQHLIDYQEGDTYGRVFVVGLLNTLLVSALCIVFASILGFFIGLARLSENWLLRKLSTVYIETFRNIPPLLQIFFWYFAVLRNLPGPRQAVDAFDLFFLSNRGLSIPSPLPGEGLYAFIGAIVIALALSVAVFRFNRKHQIKTGQLRKTWPTAAALVIGLPLLTHWLFGAALHWDVPHLRGFNFQGGMVLIPELASLTLALSIYTSAFIAEIIRSGIQAVPHGQHEAARSLGLPHTVTLRQVIIPQALRVIIPPLTSQYLNIVKNSSLAAAIGYPDMVSLFAGTVLNQTGQAIETIAITMSVYLIISLVISLLMNLYNRRIALVER